The DNA window CGAGGCTCCAGTATGCGCCGTCGACGAAGTTCTTCTTGCAGGATCGCGCGGCGGGGACGCCGTGGGTGACGAAGCTGCCGTTCCCCGTGCACGTGGTCGAGCGGGTGGAGAGCTACGATCACGTGAGCCGGGTGCGGTTCGCGTCGGAGTACCGCTATCACCACGGCTATTTCGACGGGGAGGAGCGAGAGTTTCGCGGGTTCGGGCTCGTGGAGCAGGTGGACACCGAGGCATTCTCGGCGGCGCGCGGGGTTGGGTTGTTTCCGGAGGTGACGCCGGTCAATGGCGAGCTGCCGCAGCCGCCGGTGCTGACGAAGACGTGGCTGCACACGGGAGCCTGGCGGAAAGGGGCGGAGATCAGCCAGCAGTACGAGAAAGAGTACTATCAGGGCGAGAGTGGTGGCGGCGGTGGGGGGCTTGTGGAGGAGCCACGCCTACCGGATACGATCTTGCCGGCCGGATTGACGCCGGACGAGATGCGGCAGGCCTGTCGGGCGCTGCGAGGGCAGACGCTGCGGCAGGAGGTGTACGCGCTGGATGGGTCGGAGGCGGAGACGCGGCCCTATTCGGTGGTGGAGAGCAGCCACGCGGTGCGGCGGGAGCAAGCGATGCGCGGAGAGACGCCGGGGGTCTTCCTGGTGTCGCCGCGGGAAGCGATCTCGCTGTACTACGAGCGGCACGAGGATGCAGAGGGGAGGCTCGATCCCCGGGTGACGCACGCTTTCACGCTCGAGGTCGATGCGTTCGGCGTCGCGCGGGCGAGTGTCGCGGTGGCGTACCCGCGGCGCCATGGACCGAGCACGGTGGCAGCGCAGAACGAGCTGCATGTGACGCTGACGGAGATGGAGGTGGTGCATCTGGCGAATGCGTCGGATGGCTATCGCCTGGGCATCCCGATCGCCACGCGCACCTACGAGCTGCACGGCCTCACCACGCCCACCGGGGTGTACGCCTTCGAGGACGTCGTCACGGCGGTCGCCGAGGCACGTGGGAAAGCTGCACGCGCTTACGAAGACTGGCCTCCGTCTGGTGGCTCGCCGATGCCTTCGCTGCCCGAGCGGCGGCTCATCGAGGACATGCGCGTGCGCTATCAGGACAGCGACAACCTGCCGGCGCCCCTCGCATTGGGCGTGGTGGACGTGCACGCGCTCCCCTACGAGAGTTATCAGCTCGCGCTCACCCAGGGGCAGATCGACACGACCTACAATGACGGCTCGACGCGGGTCACTTCGGGGATCCTGCTCGAAGGTGGCTATGTGCAGCTCCCCGATGAAGCGGGATGGTGGATCCCCTCCGGGCGGCAGATCTTCGATGCGGCGAAGTTCTTCCTGCCGACCTCGGTGCTCAATCCCTGGGGGACTGTCAGCACGGTCGAGTACGACGATTACCACCTGCTCGTGGAGCGCACCGAAGACGCGCTCGGCAATGAAGTGGTCGTCACCAACGATTACCGCGTCCTGTCACCCGTGATGATCACGGAACCCAATGGCAACCGTGGCGCCGTGCAGCTCGACGCCCTTGGGATGGTCGTCGCCACGGCGGTGATGGGCAAGCTCGGGAGCCTCGACGGCGACACGCTCGACGATCCCACCACCACGCTGGAGATCGACCTGTTCCGGTACATGAACACCGGCAAACCCAGCGTCATCCACGCGCGCGCCCGCGAGACCCACGGAGACCCGAACACCCGCTGGCAGGAGATCTACACGTACTCCGACGGGTCGGGCCGCGAGATCATGCGCAAACTGCAGGCCGCCCCGGGCCTGGCGCCTTTGCTCGACGAGCATGGTCACCCCGTGCTCGGCCTCGACGGCAAGCCCGAGATGGCGACGGCGGATCCACGGTGGGTCGGCAACGGCCGCACCGTCGTCGACAACAAGGGCAACCCCATCAAGCAGTACGAGCCCTACTTCAGCAGCACCTTCGAGTTCGAGGACGACGAGGTGCTCATGCACTGGGGGGTGACGCCGGTCCTTCGCTACGACCCTCTGGGGCGGCTCGTGCGGACCGACTTCCCCGACGGCACCTGCGCGCGGGTGGAGTTCTCGCCCTGGTCGCAGACGTCGTGGGACGCCAACGACACCGTGCTCGACCCGGGCAATCTCTGGTTTGCTGCCCGCCAGCCCGGCGCCACCCCGACGCCAAGCGCCGCCGACCAGCGCGCCGCCACCCTGGCCGCGGCGCATGCCGGCACGCCCGCCGTGGTGCATGTCGACCCGCTCGGGCGCGCCGTGGTGGGCGTTGCCGACCTGGGAGGCGGCACCAAGCTCCTCACCACCACCACGCTCGACCTCGAGGGCAACCCGCGCATCATCACCGATGCCCGCGGCAACGACTGCATGGTCTACACCTTCGACGTGGCCGGTCGCAAGGTCCACCAGCACAGCATCGACGCTGGCACCCGCTGGATGCTCTCGGATGTGCTCGGGAGCCCCCTGCGCGGATGGGATAGCCGCGGCCACACCCTCCGGACCACCTACGACGTGCTCCGCCGGCCCACCGGCCTGTGGGTGCAGCAGGGCATCGACCCCGAGGTGCTCGCCGAGCGCACCGTCTATGGCGAAGGCGTCCCCAGCGCGGCCACCCTCAACCTGCGCGGAAAGGTCTACCAGCAGTACGACGGCGCCGGCCTCGTCACCAGCGACGGCTTCGACTTCAAGGGAAACCTGCTCGGTAGTACCCGCACCCTGGCCGTCGACTACCAGAACCAGCTCGACTGGGACGCGACTCCGGCCCCCGCACTGGAGGTCGAGACCTTCACCAGCACCACCGCTTACGACGCCCTCAACCGGCCCGTCAGCACCACCACGCCCGACCAGAGCGAGACTCGGCCGACGTACAACGAAGCCGGCCAGCTCGAAGCCGTCGACGTCCGGCTGCGTGACGCCCCCACCCCGACCTCCTTCGTCGACGACATCGCCTACAGCGCCAAGGGCCAGCGCGAGCGCATCACCTACGGCAACGGGATCATCACCGAGTACACCCACGATCCCCTCACCTTCCGCCTCACCCGCCTCAAGTCCACACGCGTCGCTGACAGCGTGGTCCTGCAGGACTTGCACTACACCCACGATCCTGTCGGCAACATCATCCTTATCGACGACAAGGCGCAGCAGAGCCTCTACCACAACAGCCAGCTCGTCGAGCCTGTCTCCAGATACGAATACGACGCCCTCTATCGCCTCATCCACGCCGAGGGCCGCGAGCACGCCGGTCAGAACGCGAACATCCAGCAGGACGCCGAAGGCTTCCCACTCGTCCAGTCCGCACATCCCAACGACCCCCAAGCACTCCGCGCCTACACGGAATCGTACGACTACGACGAGGTTGGCAACCTCCTCACCATGGCGCACCAGGCCGTCGGCGGCGGGTGGTCCCGCCATTACGAGATCGACGACGACAGCAACCGGCTGCTCTCCACCAGCCTCCCGGGTGACCTGTCTTCAGGCCCTTACTCGGCCCATTATTCGTACGACCCCCACGGCAACATGACTTCGATGCCGCACCTGGTGAGCATCGTCTGGGACTTCGAGAACCAGCAGCGCGAGGTCGACCTCGGCGGCGGCGGGATCGCGTACTATGTATACGACGCAACCGGGAAGCGCGTCCGCAAAGCCTGGGAACACAACGGCATCATCGAGGAGAGGATCTACCTCGGTGGATACGAACTCTACCGCCGGAGAGAAGGCGTGAATGCGAACCTTGTCCTTGAGCGAGAGACGCTTCACGTGAGGGACGACGACCGCCGTATCGCCATGGTGGAGACGGAGACGGTAGAGGCTTCAGCTGCAGTACCATTGCCACAGAGTCGCATACGCTGTCAGCTCGAGAACCATCTTGGCTCCGCAGCGTTGGAACTCGATGAGACAGGAATGGTCATCTCTTACGAGGAGTACCATCCGTATGGGACGACGGCGTATTGGTCGGCACCTAGCGGGATAGAGGTAAGTCTCAAAAGGTATCGCTACACGAGGAAGGAGCGCGACAAGGAGACTGGGCTTTACTATCACGGCGCGAGGTTCTACGCCTGCTGGCTCGGAAGGTGGATATCAACGGATCCAGCAGGTGTGGAGTATGGTCCGAATCTATATGAGTATGTAAAGGCGAATCCCGTCAGGTTTCATGATCCGAGTGGAATGTCGCCGGAGGACGATGTACCTGATTACGGGCTCGAGTTCATGCAGCGTCTGGTCGTCGCGCAAGCAGTGGAGTCGGGGATCAAGCCTCCAACAGCCGAGGAGCAAAAGGCGCAGCAGGCAGCCCAGAGTCAAGCGCGTGCACAGAAAGCGGTGACGTCACGCACCACGGCGCCCGTGGGGCTCCGTGCGCTCCAGCAGATGGCACCAAGCACCCAGAACAGCGTTTTCGTTCAGGGATCGCACCTGTCGGGCGCCCTCAACGCAGGCACTGCAGTAGGGCTTGCTGGGGCGGTGGCTGGTGCTACCGGGGCTGGCGCGGTGGTGGCATTCGGTCCGAGTACGGTCACTGCAATCGGCCTTGGTGTAGCGCGGGTCAGTCCTATCGTAGGGCGGGTCGGTGCTGGCATCATGCGGGCCAGAAGTGCGGTGGCGCAGGGCGGCACCAAGGTAGGTCAGCTAGGTGCGAGGTACCGGCAGCAGATTGAGCAGGCTCTTGATGGGATGTTGGAAGCAGCTCAGCAAGGCGCGGGCCCGCTGGAAGCGCTAGCCGGAGCAGGCATCGGGGGGGGCGCAGGGGTCGTGGGCGGGGGGCTGAAGGGACAGGGGGGCCGCCTTCTGGACGAGATCGGGGACGTGCTGTCCCTGATGGTCGGACGAGGATCTGGTGGCACTTCAAAACCTGCTGCTATCGGAGCATCAGCAAGAACGGTCATTGATGATGTCATCGAGGAGACAATGCGTGGTAAAGGCAATATCACAAGTCGCTACACGCTGACTGTGAATGAGGCCCTCGAAGCTGGCGAACGCTGGGTCGGTAAGGGTTATAAAGAGATCGGAGTCCCTGGCAGCGGTGTCTTCCGCAGCGCTGACGGGACCCGCCAGTTCCGAATAGACCCAACCTCGGTGGCTGGCACTCATGACCCATGGGTCAAGCACATTCATCTCGAGGTCCTTGACAAAAACGGTCGAAAAGCAGCTACTAACAACCACATAGAGTTCAAGGAGTAGATTTGTGCGGCGATTCTCAATAGTCCCAAACGCCTCTACCGATGTTCGTAGAGTTATTCTCTATCAGTCGGATTACGGCGTGTACCTGTTCCTTTCCAGGAGCGAAAAGGACGAAGGAACGTTCGCTGATGAATGGTATGAGTACGTGAGCGATGCCGAAGCAGAGGCCGAGGAACGCTTCGGTATCACCAAAGACATGTGGATCGAGGTTCCAGAACCGCAAGCTGGCTGCCAGCCTGACTGGATCGAGCCGGTGCGGGTTCGCGGCCGCAAGTACGGAGAACCGGAGTATGGTGTCTTGGAGAGACTAGTAAACGGCGAATGGGTAGTCATCCCGCAGAAGCGACCAAAATGAACTCCAGAGTTTAAAATTGGCCTACGACTCCTCGGCCTCGGTCGCCATCACAAATTCCCAGGACACCACGAGCGCATGTCCTCACCCGGCCCCGTCCTGACAAGGCGTTCAAGGCCGAAGCCGCGTGCACCTCTTCTGGGCACTGTTCACAGCAAAACCGCTCGAAGGACAGCCTCTTTCGGACTCGAACAAAGGTCCTAAGGTCCTCTGGGAGGTCAGGCTCGCATGGAGTAAGCGCCGCGAGGGCAAATGGCTTCCCAAGCAAGTCTCCACATCTGCTTGGCGGGCGGGCAGCGCACACAAGCAGCCACTCAGCAAGGCTCGACCCCGTTGGAAGCGGTAGCCGGAGGAGCCATCGGGTGGGCCGCGGGAGCCGCGGGCGGGGCGCTGAAGGGAAAGGGGGGCGGCCTTGTGAACGACATCTGGGACACGCTGTCCCTAACGGTCGGACGAGGATCCGGTGGTGCTTCAGGACCCGCTTCTAAGGGAACATCAGCAAGTGCGGTTATTGGTGATGTCGCATAGGAGATATACCCTGCGATCGAAGCAAAGCCCGTGGCAGCACGTGTGCTTCTGAAGGAGGCGAACGAACTCTCTCGCGCTGCTGGAGAGCCAGTCGAAGCGGTCCAGCGGTGAGATGCTGCCGAGTGTGGCCATCTTGGTCCTGCGCGCCAGGTTTCTGGCGTCGCGTTCCCGCTGCTCGAGGTCGACGAGCGCTTCGAGTAGCTGGGCTGGAGACAGCTTGCTCTTCTGAGCATGGGTGAGCAGCGGCTCGATGGCTTCGCGGCCTGCACGGATACCGAGTCGCTCGAGGGCGGCGAAGAGCTCAGTCATCGTAGCCTCCGAGATCGTGGGGGATGACGTCGCACTCGCGCACGTGCGGAGCGAAGGGCACGGCAATGGGGACAGGGCGCTGGCAGCGCTGCCGCTCTTGCTCGCACAGCATGGCGAGGGCGCCTGGGTCGTGAGAGCCGCGCTCGAGCATCTGCGCGACCGCGACACGCACGATGGCGGGCCCGTACAGGTCCAGCAACTTCAGGGTCCCAGCGACCATGCTGCCGAGGTTGCGTCCGTGCTCGGCCCAGCGCTCGATGAGCTTGTCGGTGCCTGGCAGCTCGGCTTCGAGCCGCTCACGGCCTTTGAGGTCCCGAGCGGCGCGCTTGAGAGCGAGCAGCTCGGCGCGGTGCTCGGGCAGCTCGAGCCACTGGTCTTTACCCCAGCATCGCTCGTGCCGGGCCACCTCGCGCGTCCCGTCGAGAAGGCGCAGCTCGGTGACGCTGGCGACGAGCGTCAGCGAGCTGCGCGCGTGCGCCGAAGGGACTGAGTACCGGTTGGTCCCGACACGGATGAAGGCCGTTTTGTCGACGGCGACGGGGGTCACCAGGTCGGTCTCCGGGAGCGGCTCTGGCAAGGGCAAAAGGTGCGTACGCTCCTCCTCGAACAGGTCGACTACCGAGCGCTCTGGGTAGCGTGGGTGAGGTCGCTGGTGCGCGACGGAATGGACGAAGTCGAGCAGCAGTGCGTTGCCGTGAGCGACCGAGTGAAGGGTGCGACCGGCGAAGAAGCGGTCCTTGAAGAAGCGGATGGCGCGCTCGACACGCCCTTTTTCATGTGGCTTTCGCGGAGCGCACAGCCGGGGCTGGACATGCATGCGCGCGGCCAGGTCGAGGAGCTGGGAGTGGAAGCGGATGGCGTCACCGTGGCGCTCGACCACCACGGTCTTGGCATTGTCGAACAGCCATTGCCGCGGCAATCCTCCGAAGAACGAGGCGGCGCGTACCAGCGAGCGGCGCAACGAATGAATGTCCATCTCCAGCACCAGCTCGACGAAGCTGGCACGGGAGTGGGCGAGCACCATCACGAAGGCCCACAGCGGCCGTTGTCCACCTGGAACACAGAGCTGACCGACGTGCGCCCAATCGACCTGAGACTGCTCTCCGGGCAAGGTCTCGACACTCAGGAAGGCTTCCTTTTTCGGCGTCGGCCGCGCCGTGCGCACGTACCTGCGCAGGATGCACAAGCTGCCCTCGTAGCCTCGCTCGCGGAGCATGTCGTAGATGCGCGTGGCGCACAGGCGGGGGTAACGCTCGAGCGTCTCGTCGATGAAGCCATGGTAAGGCTCCAGGCGACGTGCCTTGGGTCTCGGTGAGCCTGGCTTGGGACCAAGCCGGCCCAGCACCCGCTCGACGACGTCCGCGTGGACTCCGAGCTGGGCGCAGATGGTCCCGCGCTTCCAGTGCTCGGCGAAGAACAAGCGCCGGATCTCGGCTTCGACCTCGGCCGAGATGGTCATCGGAGCACCTCCGTCACGCCGAGCTGGCGAAGGTCGCGGAAGTCACCGAGGCCGCGCAAGAGGGCATGACGACGTGACAGGCGGGGATGAAAGGCAATCCCCACCTCGTAATGAAGCGTGCGCTCGCCGTACCCGAGCGCGTCGGTCAGCGCGAGCGCGGAAGGTGGCTGCTGCTCGTCCACACACAGCACAACGGAGAGGGGCCGCTGATGCCAGAGCGCGAGTCCCTCCAGCAGCGTCGCTGCTGCGCGTGGGTGGCACCGTCGCGCCGGCCCCAGAACCGCTTTGAGCAGGTCCTTGCCTTCGCTCGTGACCAGCATCCGGACGCGCTCCGGCTCGGGCGCGAGCATGACCTGTATTCGATCCATCGATGTGGCTCTCCCTCGGCACCTGCGACCGCTTCACCTCGAAGCAGGGCACGGCACCGGCGAGCCGCACCGTGCACCACGGGGCCAACTCCCTGGCAGGCTGCTCCATCACGCGGCGTCGCCACGATCGCCTCGTGCGGTAGGCGCGCTGTCTGTCCCGGTGATCCAGCCGGCCCTCCTCGCTGCAACGATGACGCGCGTTGGAGAGGCGATTCGATTCTTGCCTGGCAAAACGACGACAATCGTCGGTGCAGTAGAGCCGTCCCCGGTCGCACCGCGCGCAGACCCAGAACAGGTGCTTGCACCTGCCGCACCGCATGAATCGCAGCCCGTCCACGTACCCGCCTGGAGGGCGTCACTTTGTTGGCCCTCGTCACCCAGGTGCGCGAGGGTCCACGCCGTCGCGTACCCGCGCGTCACTGAAGGTCAGGAGGTCGTGCTCCTGGCCTTCTCTCTTTTGTCCGCTTCTCAGCGCCGTCCTACCGGCTCATCGCCGACCGGCGAACTTCTCCGCGAACTCGATCGCCGATTCTTCGGATCGAAGCGTGTGGTCACAGCCTGGAGGCATCTGCGCAACAGAGCAGGAGATTTACTCTGGAGGTGGGCATCCACCTGACTGATGATTTCGAGCGTGCGCTGGTCGGATACGGAAGAGGCGGGGTCATCGTCAGAACAGAGGTGCCGACTTCATTTGCAAACTCAGTCCATCGAAAACATCCAATCACCAGGCAACCTAAATTTTTATCAACACCCCAGAAGGCATCGAAGTACTCAACCAGAATATCCGCATCAGGCATACATGGAATGCGTTGAATCGTGGAATCAAGGCAAATTTTAGGAGACACCCATGCCCTCATCTCCAATGGCCTCTCAATCATTCATTGGTCGAGATATTTTTGCACGCATCTGGTCTCTTGTGCTTCTGAGCGCTGCGGCAGCGGAGATCGATAATTTGCAAATCCCATTTGATCCTCAGCTCCGACAGTTCACCGCAAAGCACGATGAGGATCTGACCATGCTGTGGAAATCGATACAGCAGTGCACATGCCTCAGAGACGACCTCATGGCTAGCGCCATTGAAGACTCGATCTGGGCTGGGACCAGAACTCTCTATGCAGATCCTGACATGCTGAAAGCCGAGCTGGCACTAGCAAGCCTGAATCCTGAAGAATTCAAGAGGCTAGGGTTTGAGGGCACCACATTCGATGGCGAGAGCATTCGTCAAGCTTGTAGCGATCTTCTCGCCAAGCTTTTCGGCTCCCTCCTCGCCGCCCAGTTTGGATACTGTTACAATGCTCGAACGGACACCGAGACGTTGACGGATGCCACTCGGGCTCTTCAGGACGTCTTCTCGAAACTGTCCTCGATCGTCGAGAGCGTTCAACTGCCCTTGAACTCGCTCTCACTCTTCGAGTTCGCCTTTTCAAACTG is part of the Chondromyces crocatus genome and encodes:
- a CDS encoding SpvB/TcaC N-terminal domain-containing protein codes for the protein MNPRRTRDDVQDQAAPSAAASSGSKEGGERAEASPPRGLTPVAAPSPSLPKGGGAIRGIGEKFSVSPATGTGSLTVPIAVSPGRAGAQPDLGLSYDSSTGNGLFGAGWQLSAPRITRKTDKGLPRYEDALESDTFVLSGAEDLVPVPDEHGALTPEIDGEESVLRYRPRTEGLFARIERRTNTTTGRTYWTVTTRDNITSLYGKADEGRIADPKNARRVFAWLLEETRDDRGHVTTYEYKAEDLAGASQAATYEAHRHAGLSPEANRHLKRIRYGNVTPGDDETMLFEVVFDYGEHDEAVPTPEEVQPWSRRQDPFSTYRAGFEVRTARLCRRVLVFHHMAELDPEATSSAPGDFAPTLVRSTDFVYDDNPVLTKLTAVTHSGYVRESNGSGYQKKSFPPVEFGYSEPELDTTVRFLDKESVRDLAGALQGSTQWVDLDGEGLPGLLVRQGSALLYKRNLGAGQLGPARALPSRPSLAASGLQVLDLDADGQKEMVFFERPVAGYFDRTEEEAWAPFRAFPAQPVIDWSDPNLQFVDLNGDGSDDVLIARGTTLVWYPSRAKGGFEPPVTLAAPRDGERGAALLFTDGHHTVFLADMSGDGLSDLVRVTNGNVCYWPNLGHGRFGAKVILHGAPWFDHADKFDPRRVRLADVDGSGTTDVLYVRGDGIWWYPNQAGNGLGTGVKFPSMPDHSLHSTLAVLDLLGTGTGCLVWSSPLPGFAAAPLRYMDLLAGKKPHLMTSVKNNLGLETRLQYAPSTKFFLQDRAAGTPWVTKLPFPVHVVERVESYDHVSRVRFASEYRYHHGYFDGEEREFRGFGLVEQVDTEAFSAARGVGLFPEVTPVNGELPQPPVLTKTWLHTGAWRKGAEISQQYEKEYYQGESGGGGGGLVEEPRLPDTILPAGLTPDEMRQACRALRGQTLRQEVYALDGSEAETRPYSVVESSHAVRREQAMRGETPGVFLVSPREAISLYYERHEDAEGRLDPRVTHAFTLEVDAFGVARASVAVAYPRRHGPSTVAAQNELHVTLTEMEVVHLANASDGYRLGIPIATRTYELHGLTTPTGVYAFEDVVTAVAEARGKAARAYEDWPPSGGSPMPSLPERRLIEDMRVRYQDSDNLPAPLALGVVDVHALPYESYQLALTQGQIDTTYNDGSTRVTSGILLEGGYVQLPDEAGWWIPSGRQIFDAAKFFLPTSVLNPWGTVSTVEYDDYHLLVERTEDALGNEVVVTNDYRVLSPVMITEPNGNRGAVQLDALGMVVATAVMGKLGSLDGDTLDDPTTTLEIDLFRYMNTGKPSVIHARARETHGDPNTRWQEIYTYSDGSGREIMRKLQAAPGLAPLLDEHGHPVLGLDGKPEMATADPRWVGNGRTVVDNKGNPIKQYEPYFSSTFEFEDDEVLMHWGVTPVLRYDPLGRLVRTDFPDGTCARVEFSPWSQTSWDANDTVLDPGNLWFAARQPGATPTPSAADQRAATLAAAHAGTPAVVHVDPLGRAVVGVADLGGGTKLLTTTTLDLEGNPRIITDARGNDCMVYTFDVAGRKVHQHSIDAGTRWMLSDVLGSPLRGWDSRGHTLRTTYDVLRRPTGLWVQQGIDPEVLAERTVYGEGVPSAATLNLRGKVYQQYDGAGLVTSDGFDFKGNLLGSTRTLAVDYQNQLDWDATPAPALEVETFTSTTAYDALNRPVSTTTPDQSETRPTYNEAGQLEAVDVRLRDAPTPTSFVDDIAYSAKGQRERITYGNGIITEYTHDPLTFRLTRLKSTRVADSVVLQDLHYTHDPVGNIILIDDKAQQSLYHNSQLVEPVSRYEYDALYRLIHAEGREHAGQNANIQQDAEGFPLVQSAHPNDPQALRAYTESYDYDEVGNLLTMAHQAVGGGWSRHYEIDDDSNRLLSTSLPGDLSSGPYSAHYSYDPHGNMTSMPHLVSIVWDFENQQREVDLGGGGIAYYVYDATGKRVRKAWEHNGIIEERIYLGGYELYRRREGVNANLVLERETLHVRDDDRRIAMVETETVEASAAVPLPQSRIRCQLENHLGSAALELDETGMVISYEEYHPYGTTAYWSAPSGIEVSLKRYRYTRKERDKETGLYYHGARFYACWLGRWISTDPAGVEYGPNLYEYVKANPVRFHDPSGMSPEDDVPDYGLEFMQRLVVAQAVESGIKPPTAEEQKAQQAAQSQARAQKAVTSRTTAPVGLRALQQMAPSTQNSVFVQGSHLSGALNAGTAVGLAGAVAGATGAGAVVAFGPSTVTAIGLGVARVSPIVGRVGAGIMRARSAVAQGGTKVGQLGARYRQQIEQALDGMLEAAQQGAGPLEALAGAGIGGGAGVVGGGLKGQGGRLLDEIGDVLSLMVGRGSGGTSKPAAIGASARTVIDDVIEETMRGKGNITSRYTLTVNEALEAGERWVGKGYKEIGVPGSGVFRSADGTRQFRIDPTSVAGTHDPWVKHIHLEVLDKNGRKAATNNHIEFKE
- a CDS encoding neuraminidase-like domain-containing protein, which produces MHLFWALFTAKPLEGQPLSDSNKGPKVLWEVRLAWSKRREGKWLPKQVSTSAWRAGSAHKQPLSKARPRWKR
- a CDS encoding ATP-binding protein, which codes for MTELFAALERLGIRAGREAIEPLLTHAQKSKLSPAQLLEALVDLEQRERDARNLARRTKMATLGSISPLDRFDWLSSSAREFVRLLQKHTCCHGLCFDRRVYLLCDITNNRTC
- the istA gene encoding IS21 family transposase; its protein translation is MTISAEVEAEIRRLFFAEHWKRGTICAQLGVHADVVERVLGRLGPKPGSPRPKARRLEPYHGFIDETLERYPRLCATRIYDMLRERGYEGSLCILRRYVRTARPTPKKEAFLSVETLPGEQSQVDWAHVGQLCVPGGQRPLWAFVMVLAHSRASFVELVLEMDIHSLRRSLVRAASFFGGLPRQWLFDNAKTVVVERHGDAIRFHSQLLDLAARMHVQPRLCAPRKPHEKGRVERAIRFFKDRFFAGRTLHSVAHGNALLLDFVHSVAHQRPHPRYPERSVVDLFEEERTHLLPLPEPLPETDLVTPVAVDKTAFIRVGTNRYSVPSAHARSSLTLVASVTELRLLDGTREVARHERCWGKDQWLELPEHRAELLALKRAARDLKGRERLEAELPGTDKLIERWAEHGRNLGSMVAGTLKLLDLYGPAIVRVAVAQMLERGSHDPGALAMLCEQERQRCQRPVPIAVPFAPHVRECDVIPHDLGGYDD